The following are encoded together in the Acanthochromis polyacanthus isolate Apoly-LR-REF ecotype Palm Island chromosome 14, KAUST_Apoly_ChrSc, whole genome shotgun sequence genome:
- the phf11 gene encoding uncharacterized protein phf11 isoform X1: MHRRSKVFCALCQRSEETKITGALSTKDEVTAHEHCLLFSSGICCESSPEVDDLFGFSVEDVLDEVERGDKLICHYCKKKGATAGCEVKRCKKSYHYPCAVQDGAKTIEDEQNGCYGLYCLKHYSQQQSNSTAGSPSVHSNDSSSSGRTIRTARKRPLSESEKQEESPSKRRTGDWNGMVSADPSDSAENETKPESDIILPLKSDLDESANSVPEDQFLHLSTVTQAIRQEESPSKYRIGDWNGMVSVDPSDSAENETKPESEIILPLKSDLDESANNVPEDQFLHLSTMTQAIRQEESPSKRRTGDWNGMVSADPSDSAENETKPESDIILPLKSDLDESADSVSEDQFLHLSTVTQAIRQEESPSKRRTGDWNGMVSADPSDSAENETKPESEIILPLKSDLDESANNVPEDQFLHLPTVTQAIRQSDEPRKDKLEEDGEVSPIDSEAEEFLLEGKDITLDIPSSQSDEDWEPSTAGVHGQEDSTSGEEETIPLTPAKSPKRCSGRGRGRGRGRGERRRTSPSPIDQASTSGERWNDVDVPDIEPPQIIFCPNRTPGPQLIMTENYTPVKLFQLFFSNDVLLTIVKNTNEHGSAHYSTPSKPWTNIDLQDMFSFISVLIYMGVVKCSSYTDYWRGSNLYSLQFPKRVMAGRKFLRMIWALHLNSAAMDAENEGRRGTAAFDRLGKIKPLYDEMREACKRNYHPNQEIAIDERMVASKARIGLKQYMKSKPVRWGYKLFVLADSKAGYTWDFFVYEGKSTVNTGKGIRYESVMELLKPQLLGTGYKLFVDNFYTSTTLFQDLLKMKVWACGTIRSNLIGFPRTTENSLDSKSHRGSVRWIRKDSLLFVQWRDTRDVSLCSTFHRAHTGETIKRRVRSADGQWEVKDITLPPVVKDYNQHMGGVDLSDALIQFYKVLHKTRKWYKTFFYHFVDIAIVNAFLIHKELAMAKGQVPMNQKAFRETLAEDLAMMGSAPPNKPVRGPAPAPVPAPAPARAKHHRITYISGDSTAGRLKCKNCRKKTPVKCATCDVSLCFLAGRDCYNDWHVANKFWK, encoded by the exons ATGCATCGTAGGAGCAAAGTGTTTTGTGCACTTTGCCAGCGGTCCGAAGAGACGAAGATAACCGGAGCCTTGTCGACTAAAGACGAAGTCACCGCTCATGAGCACTGTTTG ttgttttcttctggTATTTGTTGCGAGAGTTCACCGGAGGTTGACGACCTGTTCGGTTTCTCCGTAGAGGATGTGTTAGATGAAGTGGAACGAGGAGACAAACTG ATTTGCCACTATTGTAAGAAAAAGGGTGCCACTGCTGGGTGTGAAGTCAAACGCTGCAAGAAGTCCTACCATTACCCATGTGCTGTTCAGGATGGAGCCAAGACAATAGAGGATGAACAGAATGGATGTTATGG CCTGTACTGCTTGAAACACTACAGCCAGCAACAGA GTAATTCTACAGCAGGCAGTCCGTCTGTGCACAGCAATGACAGCAGCTCATCCGGCAGGACGATACGCACTGCTCGCAAG AGACCATTGAGTGAGAGTGAGAA GCAGGAGGAGAGCCCCTCCAAACGTAGAACTGGAGACTGGAATGGGATGGTATCAGCTGATCCTTCAGATTCAG CTGAGAATGAAACTAAGCCTGAAAGTGACATAATCCTCCCTTTAAAGTCTGATTTAGATGAAAGTGCAAACAGTGTTCCAGAGGACCAG TTTCTGCATTTGTCAACCGTGACTCAGGCCATCAG GCAGGAGGAGAGCCCCTCCAAATATAGAATCGGAGACTGGAATGGGATGGTATCAGTTGATCCTTCAGATTCAG CTGAGAATGAAACTAAGCCTGAAAGTGAGATAATCCTCCCTTTAAAGTCTGATTTAGATGAAAGTGCAAACAATGTTCCAGAGGACCAG TTTCTGCATTTGTCAACCATGACTCAGGCCATCAG GCAGGAGGAGAGCCCCTCCAAACGTAGAACTGGAGACTGGAATGGGATGGTATCAGCTGATCCTTCAGATTCAG CTGAGAATGAAACTAAGCCTGAAAGTGACATAATCCTCCCTTTAAAGTCTGATTTAGATGAAAGTGCAGACAGTGTTTCAGAGGACCAG TTTCTGCATTTGTCAACCGTGACTCAGGCCATCAG GCAGGAGGAGAGCCCCTCCAAACGTAGAACTGGAGACTGGAATGGGATGGTATCAGCTGATCCTTCAGATTCAG CTGAGAATGAAACTAAGCCTGAAAGTGAGATAATCCTCCCTTTAAAGTCTGATTTAGATGAAAGTGCAAACAATGTTCCAGAGGACCAG TTTCTGCATTTGCCAACCGTGACTCAGGCCATCAG ACAAAGTGATGAACCCAGAAAAGACAAGCTGGAGGAGGACGGTGAAGTGTCGCCTATCGACTCAGAAGCAGAGGAATTTCTTTTAGAGGGGAAAGACATCACACTCGATAT CCCATCATCACAGTCTGATGAAGACTGGGAGCCAAGCACAGCAGGGGTCCACGGGCAAGAGGACAGTACCTCTGGAGAAGAGGAGACCATTCCCCTAACTCCAGCCAAAAGTCCGAAGAGGTGTAGTGGTAGAGGAAGGGGAAGGGGAAGGGGGaggggagaaagaagaagaacaagccCAAGCCCCATTGACCAAGCCAGCACATCGGGGGAGAGGTGGAATGATGTGGATGTTCCTGACATAGAGCCACCACAGATAATCTTTTGTCCTAACCGCACCCCAGGACCCCAGCTCATCatgacagaaaattacacaCCTGTCAAACTTTTCCAGCTCTTTTTCAGTAACGATGTTTTGCTTACCAttgtgaaaaacacaaatgaacatGGCTCTGCGCATTACTCCACGCCCTCAAAGCCATGGACAAACATTGACTTACAGGATATGTTTTCCTTCATATCAGTGTTGATTTACATGGGTGTGGTGAAGTGCTCATCCTATACAGATTACTGGCGGGGGAGTAATCTGTACAGTTTACAATTTCCGAAAAGAGTCATGGCAGGACGGAAGTTCCTGAGAATGATCTGGGCGCTCCATCTCAACAGTGCGGCAATGGATGCTGAGAATGAGGGGAGAAGAGGCACTGCAGCCTTTGATCGTCTCGGAAAAATAAAGCCCCTATATGATGAAATGAGGGAGGCCTGCAAGAGAAACTATCATCCAAACCAGGAGATTGCCATTGATGAGAGGATGGTTGCTTCAAAAGCGAGGATTGGACTGAAACAGTACATGAAGAGCAAGCCTGTGCGATGGGGCTACAAACTTTTTGTCTTGGCAGACTCCAAGGCTGGATATACCTGGGACTTCTTTGTCTATGAGGGAAAGTCAACAGTTAACACAGGGAAAGGAATTCGTTATGAGTCGGTAATGGAGCTGCTAAAGCCCCAGTTGCTGGGCACAGGCTACAAGCTCTTCGTGGACAACTTCTACACCAGTACCACACTCTTTCAAGACCTGCTAAAGATGAAGGTCTGGGCATGCGGCACCATTCGGTCAAATCTGATCGGGTTTCCCAGAACCACAGAGAACAGCCTGGATTCCAAGTCTCACCGTGGCAGTGTGAGATGGATCAGGAAGGACTCCCTCCTCTTTGTTCAGTGGAGAGACACTAGGGATGTCTCCCTCTGCTCGACATTCCACCGAGCACACACAGGGGAGACTATCAAACGGCGAGTCCGGAGTGCAGATGGGCAGTGGGAAGTGAAAGACATCACCCTTCCGCCAGTGGTCAAAGACTACAACCA GCACATGGGTGGAGTGGACCTGTCGGATGCCCTCATCCAGTTCTACAAGGTCCTCCACAAAACCAGGAAATGGTACAAGAcattcttttatcattttgtggaCATCGCCATCGTGAATGCCTTTCTCATCCACAAGGAGCTCGCCATGGCTAAAGGACAGGTGCCGATGAACCAGAAAGCATTTAGGGAGACCCTTGCAGAGGACCTGGCAATGATGGGTTCTGCCCCCCCAAACAAGCCGGTCCGAGgccctgctcctgctcctgttcctgctcctgctcctgctcgGGCTAAACATCACAGGATAACGTATATTAGTGGGGACAGCACTGCCGGCCGGCTAAAGTGCAAAAACTGCCGCAAGAAGACACCCGTGAAGTGTGCTACCTGTGATGTTTCACTTTGCTTCCTGGCTGGACGGGATTGCTACAATGACTGGCATGTTGCCAACAAATTTTGGAAGTAG
- the phf11 gene encoding piggyBac transposable element-derived protein 4 isoform X34 produces MVSADPSDSAENETKPESEIILPLKSDLDESANNVPEDQFLHLSTMTQAIRQEESPSKRRTGDWNGMVSADPSDSAENETKPESDIILPLKSDLDESADSVSEDQFLHLSTVTQAIRQEESPSKRRTGDWNGMVSADPSDSAENETKPESEIILPLKSDLDESANNVPEDQFLHLPTVTQAIRQSDEPRKDKLEEDGEVSPIDSEAEEFLLEGKDITLDIPSSQSDEDWEPSTAGVHGQEDSTSGEEETIPLTPAKSPKRCSGRGRGRGRGRGERRRTSPSPIDQASTSGERWNDVDVPDIEPPQIIFCPNRTPGPQLIMTENYTPVKLFQLFFSNDVLLTIVKNTNEHGSAHYSTPSKPWTNIDLQDMFSFISVLIYMGVVKCSSYTDYWRGSNLYSLQFPKRVMAGRKFLRMIWALHLNSAAMDAENEGRRGTAAFDRLGKIKPLYDEMREACKRNYHPNQEIAIDERMVASKARIGLKQYMKSKPVRWGYKLFVLADSKAGYTWDFFVYEGKSTVNTGKGIRYESVMELLKPQLLGTGYKLFVDNFYTSTTLFQDLLKMKVWACGTIRSNLIGFPRTTENSLDSKSHRGSVRWIRKDSLLFVQWRDTRDVSLCSTFHRAHTGETIKRRVRSADGQWEVKDITLPPVVKDYNQHMGGVDLSDALIQFYKVLHKTRKWYKTFFYHFVDIAIVNAFLIHKELAMAKGQVPMNQKAFRETLAEDLAMMGSAPPNKPVRGPAPAPVPAPAPARAKHHRITYISGDSTAGRLKCKNCRKKTPVKCATCDVSLCFLAGRDCYNDWHVANKFWK; encoded by the exons ATGGTATCAGCTGATCCTTCAGATTCAG CTGAGAATGAAACTAAGCCTGAAAGTGAGATAATCCTCCCTTTAAAGTCTGATTTAGATGAAAGTGCAAACAATGTTCCAGAGGACCAG TTTCTGCATTTGTCAACCATGACTCAGGCCATCAG GCAGGAGGAGAGCCCCTCCAAACGTAGAACTGGAGACTGGAATGGGATGGTATCAGCTGATCCTTCAGATTCAG CTGAGAATGAAACTAAGCCTGAAAGTGACATAATCCTCCCTTTAAAGTCTGATTTAGATGAAAGTGCAGACAGTGTTTCAGAGGACCAG TTTCTGCATTTGTCAACCGTGACTCAGGCCATCAG GCAGGAGGAGAGCCCCTCCAAACGTAGAACTGGAGACTGGAATGGGATGGTATCAGCTGATCCTTCAGATTCAG CTGAGAATGAAACTAAGCCTGAAAGTGAGATAATCCTCCCTTTAAAGTCTGATTTAGATGAAAGTGCAAACAATGTTCCAGAGGACCAG TTTCTGCATTTGCCAACCGTGACTCAGGCCATCAG ACAAAGTGATGAACCCAGAAAAGACAAGCTGGAGGAGGACGGTGAAGTGTCGCCTATCGACTCAGAAGCAGAGGAATTTCTTTTAGAGGGGAAAGACATCACACTCGATAT CCCATCATCACAGTCTGATGAAGACTGGGAGCCAAGCACAGCAGGGGTCCACGGGCAAGAGGACAGTACCTCTGGAGAAGAGGAGACCATTCCCCTAACTCCAGCCAAAAGTCCGAAGAGGTGTAGTGGTAGAGGAAGGGGAAGGGGAAGGGGGaggggagaaagaagaagaacaagccCAAGCCCCATTGACCAAGCCAGCACATCGGGGGAGAGGTGGAATGATGTGGATGTTCCTGACATAGAGCCACCACAGATAATCTTTTGTCCTAACCGCACCCCAGGACCCCAGCTCATCatgacagaaaattacacaCCTGTCAAACTTTTCCAGCTCTTTTTCAGTAACGATGTTTTGCTTACCAttgtgaaaaacacaaatgaacatGGCTCTGCGCATTACTCCACGCCCTCAAAGCCATGGACAAACATTGACTTACAGGATATGTTTTCCTTCATATCAGTGTTGATTTACATGGGTGTGGTGAAGTGCTCATCCTATACAGATTACTGGCGGGGGAGTAATCTGTACAGTTTACAATTTCCGAAAAGAGTCATGGCAGGACGGAAGTTCCTGAGAATGATCTGGGCGCTCCATCTCAACAGTGCGGCAATGGATGCTGAGAATGAGGGGAGAAGAGGCACTGCAGCCTTTGATCGTCTCGGAAAAATAAAGCCCCTATATGATGAAATGAGGGAGGCCTGCAAGAGAAACTATCATCCAAACCAGGAGATTGCCATTGATGAGAGGATGGTTGCTTCAAAAGCGAGGATTGGACTGAAACAGTACATGAAGAGCAAGCCTGTGCGATGGGGCTACAAACTTTTTGTCTTGGCAGACTCCAAGGCTGGATATACCTGGGACTTCTTTGTCTATGAGGGAAAGTCAACAGTTAACACAGGGAAAGGAATTCGTTATGAGTCGGTAATGGAGCTGCTAAAGCCCCAGTTGCTGGGCACAGGCTACAAGCTCTTCGTGGACAACTTCTACACCAGTACCACACTCTTTCAAGACCTGCTAAAGATGAAGGTCTGGGCATGCGGCACCATTCGGTCAAATCTGATCGGGTTTCCCAGAACCACAGAGAACAGCCTGGATTCCAAGTCTCACCGTGGCAGTGTGAGATGGATCAGGAAGGACTCCCTCCTCTTTGTTCAGTGGAGAGACACTAGGGATGTCTCCCTCTGCTCGACATTCCACCGAGCACACACAGGGGAGACTATCAAACGGCGAGTCCGGAGTGCAGATGGGCAGTGGGAAGTGAAAGACATCACCCTTCCGCCAGTGGTCAAAGACTACAACCA GCACATGGGTGGAGTGGACCTGTCGGATGCCCTCATCCAGTTCTACAAGGTCCTCCACAAAACCAGGAAATGGTACAAGAcattcttttatcattttgtggaCATCGCCATCGTGAATGCCTTTCTCATCCACAAGGAGCTCGCCATGGCTAAAGGACAGGTGCCGATGAACCAGAAAGCATTTAGGGAGACCCTTGCAGAGGACCTGGCAATGATGGGTTCTGCCCCCCCAAACAAGCCGGTCCGAGgccctgctcctgctcctgttcctgctcctgctcctgctcgGGCTAAACATCACAGGATAACGTATATTAGTGGGGACAGCACTGCCGGCCGGCTAAAGTGCAAAAACTGCCGCAAGAAGACACCCGTGAAGTGTGCTACCTGTGATGTTTCACTTTGCTTCCTGGCTGGACGGGATTGCTACAATGACTGGCATGTTGCCAACAAATTTTGGAAGTAG
- the phf11 gene encoding uncharacterized protein phf11 isoform X7 — protein sequence MHRRSKVFCALCQRSEETKITGALSTKDEVTAHEHCLLFSSGICCESSPEVDDLFGFSVEDVLDEVERGDKLICHYCKKKGATAGCEVKRCKKSYHYPCAVQDGAKTIEDEQNGCYGLYCLKHYSQQQSNSTAGSPSVHSNDSSSSGRTIRTARKRPLSESEKQEESPSKRRTGDWNGMVSADPSDSAENETKPESDIILPLKSDLDESANSVPEDQFLHLSTMTQAIRQEESPSKRRTGDWNGMVSADPSDSAENETKPESDIILPLKSDLDESADSVSEDQFLHLSTVTQAIRQEESPSKRRTGDWNGMVSADPSDSAENETKPESEIILPLKSDLDESANNVPEDQFLHLPTVTQAIRQSDEPRKDKLEEDGEVSPIDSEAEEFLLEGKDITLDIPSSQSDEDWEPSTAGVHGQEDSTSGEEETIPLTPAKSPKRCSGRGRGRGRGRGERRRTSPSPIDQASTSGERWNDVDVPDIEPPQIIFCPNRTPGPQLIMTENYTPVKLFQLFFSNDVLLTIVKNTNEHGSAHYSTPSKPWTNIDLQDMFSFISVLIYMGVVKCSSYTDYWRGSNLYSLQFPKRVMAGRKFLRMIWALHLNSAAMDAENEGRRGTAAFDRLGKIKPLYDEMREACKRNYHPNQEIAIDERMVASKARIGLKQYMKSKPVRWGYKLFVLADSKAGYTWDFFVYEGKSTVNTGKGIRYESVMELLKPQLLGTGYKLFVDNFYTSTTLFQDLLKMKVWACGTIRSNLIGFPRTTENSLDSKSHRGSVRWIRKDSLLFVQWRDTRDVSLCSTFHRAHTGETIKRRVRSADGQWEVKDITLPPVVKDYNQHMGGVDLSDALIQFYKVLHKTRKWYKTFFYHFVDIAIVNAFLIHKELAMAKGQVPMNQKAFRETLAEDLAMMGSAPPNKPVRGPAPAPVPAPAPARAKHHRITYISGDSTAGRLKCKNCRKKTPVKCATCDVSLCFLAGRDCYNDWHVANKFWK from the exons ATGCATCGTAGGAGCAAAGTGTTTTGTGCACTTTGCCAGCGGTCCGAAGAGACGAAGATAACCGGAGCCTTGTCGACTAAAGACGAAGTCACCGCTCATGAGCACTGTTTG ttgttttcttctggTATTTGTTGCGAGAGTTCACCGGAGGTTGACGACCTGTTCGGTTTCTCCGTAGAGGATGTGTTAGATGAAGTGGAACGAGGAGACAAACTG ATTTGCCACTATTGTAAGAAAAAGGGTGCCACTGCTGGGTGTGAAGTCAAACGCTGCAAGAAGTCCTACCATTACCCATGTGCTGTTCAGGATGGAGCCAAGACAATAGAGGATGAACAGAATGGATGTTATGG CCTGTACTGCTTGAAACACTACAGCCAGCAACAGA GTAATTCTACAGCAGGCAGTCCGTCTGTGCACAGCAATGACAGCAGCTCATCCGGCAGGACGATACGCACTGCTCGCAAG AGACCATTGAGTGAGAGTGAGAA GCAGGAGGAGAGCCCCTCCAAACGTAGAACTGGAGACTGGAATGGGATGGTATCAGCTGATCCTTCAGATTCAG CTGAGAATGAAACTAAGCCTGAAAGTGACATAATCCTCCCTTTAAAGTCTGATTTAGATGAAAGTGCAAACAGTGTTCCAGAGGACCAG TTTCTGCATTTGTCAACCATGACTCAGGCCATCAG GCAGGAGGAGAGCCCCTCCAAACGTAGAACTGGAGACTGGAATGGGATGGTATCAGCTGATCCTTCAGATTCAG CTGAGAATGAAACTAAGCCTGAAAGTGACATAATCCTCCCTTTAAAGTCTGATTTAGATGAAAGTGCAGACAGTGTTTCAGAGGACCAG TTTCTGCATTTGTCAACCGTGACTCAGGCCATCAG GCAGGAGGAGAGCCCCTCCAAACGTAGAACTGGAGACTGGAATGGGATGGTATCAGCTGATCCTTCAGATTCAG CTGAGAATGAAACTAAGCCTGAAAGTGAGATAATCCTCCCTTTAAAGTCTGATTTAGATGAAAGTGCAAACAATGTTCCAGAGGACCAG TTTCTGCATTTGCCAACCGTGACTCAGGCCATCAG ACAAAGTGATGAACCCAGAAAAGACAAGCTGGAGGAGGACGGTGAAGTGTCGCCTATCGACTCAGAAGCAGAGGAATTTCTTTTAGAGGGGAAAGACATCACACTCGATAT CCCATCATCACAGTCTGATGAAGACTGGGAGCCAAGCACAGCAGGGGTCCACGGGCAAGAGGACAGTACCTCTGGAGAAGAGGAGACCATTCCCCTAACTCCAGCCAAAAGTCCGAAGAGGTGTAGTGGTAGAGGAAGGGGAAGGGGAAGGGGGaggggagaaagaagaagaacaagccCAAGCCCCATTGACCAAGCCAGCACATCGGGGGAGAGGTGGAATGATGTGGATGTTCCTGACATAGAGCCACCACAGATAATCTTTTGTCCTAACCGCACCCCAGGACCCCAGCTCATCatgacagaaaattacacaCCTGTCAAACTTTTCCAGCTCTTTTTCAGTAACGATGTTTTGCTTACCAttgtgaaaaacacaaatgaacatGGCTCTGCGCATTACTCCACGCCCTCAAAGCCATGGACAAACATTGACTTACAGGATATGTTTTCCTTCATATCAGTGTTGATTTACATGGGTGTGGTGAAGTGCTCATCCTATACAGATTACTGGCGGGGGAGTAATCTGTACAGTTTACAATTTCCGAAAAGAGTCATGGCAGGACGGAAGTTCCTGAGAATGATCTGGGCGCTCCATCTCAACAGTGCGGCAATGGATGCTGAGAATGAGGGGAGAAGAGGCACTGCAGCCTTTGATCGTCTCGGAAAAATAAAGCCCCTATATGATGAAATGAGGGAGGCCTGCAAGAGAAACTATCATCCAAACCAGGAGATTGCCATTGATGAGAGGATGGTTGCTTCAAAAGCGAGGATTGGACTGAAACAGTACATGAAGAGCAAGCCTGTGCGATGGGGCTACAAACTTTTTGTCTTGGCAGACTCCAAGGCTGGATATACCTGGGACTTCTTTGTCTATGAGGGAAAGTCAACAGTTAACACAGGGAAAGGAATTCGTTATGAGTCGGTAATGGAGCTGCTAAAGCCCCAGTTGCTGGGCACAGGCTACAAGCTCTTCGTGGACAACTTCTACACCAGTACCACACTCTTTCAAGACCTGCTAAAGATGAAGGTCTGGGCATGCGGCACCATTCGGTCAAATCTGATCGGGTTTCCCAGAACCACAGAGAACAGCCTGGATTCCAAGTCTCACCGTGGCAGTGTGAGATGGATCAGGAAGGACTCCCTCCTCTTTGTTCAGTGGAGAGACACTAGGGATGTCTCCCTCTGCTCGACATTCCACCGAGCACACACAGGGGAGACTATCAAACGGCGAGTCCGGAGTGCAGATGGGCAGTGGGAAGTGAAAGACATCACCCTTCCGCCAGTGGTCAAAGACTACAACCA GCACATGGGTGGAGTGGACCTGTCGGATGCCCTCATCCAGTTCTACAAGGTCCTCCACAAAACCAGGAAATGGTACAAGAcattcttttatcattttgtggaCATCGCCATCGTGAATGCCTTTCTCATCCACAAGGAGCTCGCCATGGCTAAAGGACAGGTGCCGATGAACCAGAAAGCATTTAGGGAGACCCTTGCAGAGGACCTGGCAATGATGGGTTCTGCCCCCCCAAACAAGCCGGTCCGAGgccctgctcctgctcctgttcctgctcctgctcctgctcgGGCTAAACATCACAGGATAACGTATATTAGTGGGGACAGCACTGCCGGCCGGCTAAAGTGCAAAAACTGCCGCAAGAAGACACCCGTGAAGTGTGCTACCTGTGATGTTTCACTTTGCTTCCTGGCTGGACGGGATTGCTACAATGACTGGCATGTTGCCAACAAATTTTGGAAGTAG